Part of the Arthrobacter globiformis genome is shown below.
ACGGCGCCATCAAGCTTGACCGCACCACCACCGAGGCCGGCGCCTACCCGGTGGTCCTGGTTTCCTACCACATCGTCTGCTCCACCTACGACAAGCAGGAAACCGTGGACCTGGTCAAGGCTTTCGAGACCTACGTAGTTTCCGAAGAGGGCCAGAAGGCTGCCGCCGAGTCCGCCAAGTCGGCTCCGATCTCTGCCACCCTGGCCGAGAAGGCTGTCAAGGCCATCGAATCCATCAAGGTCAAGTCGTAGCTTTTGACCTGTTCGCCGAGGTTCCCCGCCCAGCCGCCAGGCAGGGCGGGGAACTTAGCCGTGTAAAGCGCGGCTACAGCACGATCCACTTCTCTGACGCACCACCAACACCGAAGGGCCGGGTATGACCACCACCTCCCTGACCAGTTCCCAAGGCGCCGGCCGCGCCGGGGATAAAGTCTTCTCCGGAGCGGCCCTGGCGGCAGGCTGCCTGATCCTTGCCGTACTGTTCGGCGTGGCGCTCTTCCTCGTGATCCAGGCGATTCCCGCCTTCACCGCCCCCGCCGCGGACATCCAGGGCGGCGAGGGCTTCTTCGCCTACATCTGGCCGATCGTCATCGGCACCCTCATTGCCGCCATCATCGCCCTGGCCATCGCCACGCCGGTGTCCATCGGAGTGGCCCTCTTCATCTCGCACTTCGCCCCTCGCGGCCTCGCGTCCGGCCTCGGCTACGTCATTGACCTTCTCGCCGCGATCCCTTCCGTGGTTTACGGTGCCTGGGGCGCAGCCTTCCTGGCCCCCCAAATTTCGCCCGCGTACGGTTGGCTCGCCGCGAACATGGGCTGGCTGCCCATCTTCCAGGGACCTGCCTCCGCCACCGGCAAAACCATCCTGACCGCCGGCATCGTGCTGTCCGTCATGGTAATTCCGATCATCACCTCGCTGTCCCGCGAGATCTTCCTCCAGACCCCCAAGCTGCACGAGGAAGCAGCCCTCGCGCTGGGTGCCACGCGCTGGGAAATGATCAAGATGTCGGTGCTGCCCTTCGCCCGCCCTGGCATTATCAGCGCCGTCATGCTGGGACTCGGCCGGGCCCTGGGCGAAACCATGGCCGTGGCCCTAGTGCTGTCCTCCGGCGCGCTCACCGCCAGCCTGATCCAGTCCGGCAACCAGACCATCGCCGCCGAGATCGCCTTGAACTTCCCCGAGGCCAGCGGCCTCAAGGTGAGCACCCTGATCGCCGCGGGCCTGGTCCTGTTCGTGATCACCCTCGCCGTCAACATGATCGCCCGGTGGATCATCAGCCGGCACAAAGAATTCTCGGGAGCCAACTAAATGACCTCCACCCTGACCCCGGTCCGCAAGCGGTCAGCCCTGACCAAGGGCCAGTTGCCCAAGTACGCCCCCTACGTGGTCCTGGGCGTCGCGCTGGTCCTCGGGGCCGCCATCCTCGCCCTGATCGGATTCAATGCCTTCGGCTGGGGAGTCGTCTCCGCCATCCTGTTCGCTGCAGGACTCGTCGGCTGGAGCGCCGCCGTTGAGGGCTCACGGAAGGCCAAGGACAAGCTGGCCACCTGCCTGGTGGTGGGCGCCTTCCTGGTGGCGCTGCTCCCGCTGATCTCCGTGATCTGGACCGTCATGGTCAACGGCATCCCGGGCCTGCTCAACCAGGGCTTCCTGGGGACCTCGATGAACGGCGTCACCGGCGTGTATGACAACCGGGCGGCAGAAGGCACCGGGCCGGTGGTCGGCGGCATCTACCATGCGCTCGTGGGCACCCTGCAGATCACCCTGCTGGCCACCGTCATCTCCGTGCCGGTGGGGCTGCTGACGGCGATCTACCTGGTCGAGTACGGCAACGACCGCCCGCTGGCCCGCGCCATCACGTTCTTCGTGGATGTCATGACCGGCATCCCGTCCATCGTCGCGGGCCTCTTCGCTGCGGCGTTCTTCTTCGCCGTAGTGGGTCCCGGCACCAAAACCGGCGCCGTCGCCGCCGTCGCACTGTCCGTGCTGATGATCCCGGTGGTGGTCCGATCCAGCGAGGAGATGCTGAAGATCGTGCCCAACGAGCTCCGCGAGGCAGCGTACGCCTTGGGCGTCCGCAAGTGGCGGACCATCCTTAAGGTGGTCATTCCGACGGCGATCTCCGGCATTGCGTCCGGCGTTACCCTGGCAATCGCCCGGGTGATCGGCGAGACCGCACCCATCCTGGTGACAGCAGGGTTTGCGACCAGCATCAACAACAACGTGTTCGGTGGGTGGATGGCATCCCTGCCCACGTTCATTTACACGCAGATCCTGAACCCCACCTCCCCGTCCAACCCCGATCCGTCGTCGCAGCGGGCGTGGGGTGCAGCACTGGTGCTCATCATCCTGGTGATGCTGCTTAACCTCGGCGCCCGCCTGATTGCCCGGGTCTTCGCCCCCAAGGCAGGCCGCTAGGCCGGACCGCCCACACCGGACCGCCCACACCGGCCAGTGCGGCCGGGATCTAGACTTCAATACATACCAGCAAGTTAAGGAACATCATGTCCAAGCGCATCGACGTCAAAGACCTGAACGTGTACTACGGCAATTTCCTGGCCGTGGAAGACGTCAGCATCAACATCGAGGCCAAGTCCGTCACGGCGTTCATCGGCCCCTCGGGCTGCGGCAAGTCCACCTTCCTGCGCACGCTCAACCGCATGCACGAGGTGCTGCCCGGCGCCCGGGTGGAGGGTGAGGTGCTGCTCGACGGCGACAACCTGTACGGACCCGGCGTGGACCCGGTGACGGTGCGCTCCCAGATCGGCATGGTGTTCCAGCGGCCCAACCCGTTCCCCACCATGTCCATCCGGGACAACGTCCTGGCCGGCGTGAAACTGAACAACCAGAAGATCTCCAAGGGCGAGGCCGATGCCCTGGTGGAGCGCTCGCTCCGCGGCGCCAACCTCTGGAACGAGGTCAAGGACCGGCTGGAGAAGCCCGGTTCGGGACTGTCCGGCGGCCAGCAGCAGCGCCTCTGCATCGCCCGCGCCATTGCCGTGGAGCCGCAGGTGATCCTCATGGATGAGCCGTGTTCCGCCCTGGACCCGATCTCCACCCTGGCCGTTGAGGACCTCATCAATGAGCTCAAGGACCAGTACACCGTGGTGATCGTGACCCACAACATGCAGCAGGCCGCCCGAGTCTCGGACAAGACGGCGTTCTTCAACATCGCCGGCACCGGCAAGCCCGGCAAGCTCATCGAGTTCGCCGAAACCAGCACCATCTTCAACAACCCGAGCCAGAAGGCCACCGAGGACTACGTCTCCGGCCGCTTCGGATAATCCCCGCCGGCTCCCAGCCCTCGCAAGCTCAGGCCGGGCCCCCGCGTTGCTTTTTTAAGCCGCAATCAGCGGGGAGAGCGCCAGCTCCAGGACGAAGGCGCCCGCGGCGGTGGCTGCCGGCGTCAGGACCCACAGGGACAGGATCCGTATGACCAGCTTGCGGTGGCTGGTGGCAAACTGCTGGTTTTCCCCCGCGCCGAGCACGGCGGACGTGACCGTGTGGGTGGTGGAAACGGGCCAGTGCAGCCCGATGGCACCAATAAACAGCAGGAGCGCGCTGAAGCCCTGGGCCACCACTCCGCGCAGCGGATCGATCCGGGTGAGCCGGTAGCCAATGGTGTGCGAGATGCGCCAGCCGCCGAACAGCGTCCCCACCGTGATCATGACCGCGGACAGCAGCGCCACCCACATTGGAAGCGAGCCGCCGTCGGAATAGCCGGCGGCCAGCAGCGCCAGGATGAGCACTGCGCTGACCCGCTGGCCGTCCTGCAGCCCGTGGCCAAAGGCCACGGCCCCGGCGGCGATGGACTGGGCCGCCCGGAACCGCTTGTTGACAACGCTCGGCTGGGCGTAGCGCGCAGCCCAGGTGACGGGAAACACCAGCAGGTACGCGGCGATGAAGGCTATAACAGGCGAGAGGGCCAGGGGGAGGACCACCTGAAAGAGGAGTGACTGGTCCACGCCGCCCACCGAGTTGCCGCCCAC
Proteins encoded:
- the pstB gene encoding phosphate ABC transporter ATP-binding protein PstB, whose amino-acid sequence is MSKRIDVKDLNVYYGNFLAVEDVSINIEAKSVTAFIGPSGCGKSTFLRTLNRMHEVLPGARVEGEVLLDGDNLYGPGVDPVTVRSQIGMVFQRPNPFPTMSIRDNVLAGVKLNNQKISKGEADALVERSLRGANLWNEVKDRLEKPGSGLSGGQQQRLCIARAIAVEPQVILMDEPCSALDPISTLAVEDLINELKDQYTVVIVTHNMQQAARVSDKTAFFNIAGTGKPGKLIEFAETSTIFNNPSQKATEDYVSGRFG
- the pstA gene encoding phosphate ABC transporter permease PstA, whose protein sequence is MTSTLTPVRKRSALTKGQLPKYAPYVVLGVALVLGAAILALIGFNAFGWGVVSAILFAAGLVGWSAAVEGSRKAKDKLATCLVVGAFLVALLPLISVIWTVMVNGIPGLLNQGFLGTSMNGVTGVYDNRAAEGTGPVVGGIYHALVGTLQITLLATVISVPVGLLTAIYLVEYGNDRPLARAITFFVDVMTGIPSIVAGLFAAAFFFAVVGPGTKTGAVAAVALSVLMIPVVVRSSEEMLKIVPNELREAAYALGVRKWRTILKVVIPTAISGIASGVTLAIARVIGETAPILVTAGFATSINNNVFGGWMASLPTFIYTQILNPTSPSNPDPSSQRAWGAALVLIILVMLLNLGARLIARVFAPKAGR
- a CDS encoding inorganic phosphate transporter, encoding MTLFLFAFVVLLSAAFAFINGFRDVSTSVALAVRTRALTPTIAVLLAALFNLIGAFLSAGLAVAISQNWVALPPGNIGLTIIAAGLASACAWGIFLWWRGVPSSSTHALVGGLAGAGTASAVVGGNSVGGVDQSLLFQVVLPLALSPVIAFIAAYLLVFPVTWAARYAQPSVVNKRFRAAQSIAAGAVAFGHGLQDGQRVSAVLILALLAAGYSDGGSLPMWVALLSAVMITVGTLFGGWRISHTIGYRLTRIDPLRGVVAQGFSALLLFIGAIGLHWPVSTTHTVTSAVLGAGENQQFATSHRKLVIRILSLWVLTPAATAAGAFVLELALSPLIAA
- the pstC gene encoding phosphate ABC transporter permease subunit PstC, giving the protein MTTTSLTSSQGAGRAGDKVFSGAALAAGCLILAVLFGVALFLVIQAIPAFTAPAADIQGGEGFFAYIWPIVIGTLIAAIIALAIATPVSIGVALFISHFAPRGLASGLGYVIDLLAAIPSVVYGAWGAAFLAPQISPAYGWLAANMGWLPIFQGPASATGKTILTAGIVLSVMVIPIITSLSREIFLQTPKLHEEAALALGATRWEMIKMSVLPFARPGIISAVMLGLGRALGETMAVALVLSSGALTASLIQSGNQTIAAEIALNFPEASGLKVSTLIAAGLVLFVITLAVNMIARWIISRHKEFSGAN